In Bacillus methanolicus, the following proteins share a genomic window:
- a CDS encoding rhomboid family intramembrane serine protease — MSFFVRRENLRTFIRRFPAVTLLTLAIIVIQLATYYFGNGPTDLETARRFGAIQTGDTSPEEWFRLATYIFVQIGGTIHLLSNVASLIIFGPPLERIYGSAKFTFLFFATGIVGGLFILIFSENVISAGASGSLFGLMGLYLGLMIKQNKMIDSESKGVIWSAFAGNIIYTFLAPNISIPAHLGGLFSGFLLSFFVHPQSFRRLAETKWSQEVIQTAMVTLLWFSILSFPKYLPASTEISGLTAEFEKMKSVEMNTFNKFHVSGNKNDSPQVSEPQNNQESQNETLKEPSIKILHVNSGVREGWIDTREDFFDEVVLTIQVKNRSEKTIDIYPEMFILSDSAGYTPSLVNEELYFESIPLPPMQQVTFDLVYAISLKETTGQFLLSVSGWNSFDRFNIEYSKLISSK; from the coding sequence ATGTCATTTTTTGTAAGGAGGGAAAATTTAAGGACCTTTATCCGTCGTTTTCCCGCTGTTACATTGTTAACGCTCGCAATTATCGTTATACAACTAGCAACTTATTATTTTGGAAATGGCCCTACTGATCTTGAAACAGCTCGCCGTTTTGGAGCCATTCAAACGGGTGATACATCTCCAGAGGAGTGGTTCCGGCTTGCAACATATATTTTTGTGCAAATTGGCGGAACTATTCATTTGCTCTCTAATGTAGCTAGTTTAATCATTTTTGGTCCTCCACTTGAACGAATTTACGGTTCAGCCAAATTTACATTTTTATTTTTTGCAACAGGAATTGTCGGTGGTCTATTTATTCTAATTTTTTCAGAGAATGTTATATCAGCAGGAGCGTCAGGCAGCCTCTTTGGATTAATGGGACTGTATTTAGGGCTAATGATAAAACAAAATAAGATGATCGATTCAGAAAGCAAAGGTGTAATCTGGAGTGCTTTTGCGGGAAATATTATTTATACATTTTTAGCACCAAATATTTCAATTCCTGCTCACCTTGGGGGACTGTTTAGTGGTTTTCTCCTGTCATTTTTCGTTCACCCTCAATCATTTCGGCGTTTAGCAGAAACGAAGTGGAGTCAAGAAGTCATTCAAACAGCAATGGTTACATTGCTGTGGTTTTCAATACTATCTTTCCCGAAGTATCTTCCGGCATCCACTGAAATAAGTGGATTGACAGCAGAATTCGAAAAAATGAAATCAGTCGAAATGAATACATTTAATAAGTTTCATGTATCTGGCAATAAAAACGATTCCCCTCAAGTGAGTGAGCCTCAAAATAATCAAGAAAGTCAAAATGAAACTTTAAAAGAACCTAGCATCAAAATTTTACATGTAAATTCTGGAGTTAGAGAGGGTTGGATTGATACGAGGGAAGATTTTTTTGATGAAGTAGTATTAACTATTCAGGTGAAAAACAGATCAGAAAAAACAATTGATATTTATCCGGAAATGTTTATCCTATCAGATTCGGCAGGATATACTCCATCACTAGTCAATGAGGAACTATATTTTGAGAGTATTCCGCTTCCCCCAATGCAGCAAGTAACATTTGACCTTGTATATGCAATTTCATTGAAAGAAACAACTGGACAATTTTTGCTTTCCGTATCTGGTTGGAACTCTTTTGATCGATTCAACATAGAGTACTCAAAATTAATTTCGAGTAAATAG
- a CDS encoding ABC transporter permease subunit: MNIFLREMKANRKSLIIWCIGVIFMVASGMNKYDSLYSSGQSMNDLMADMPKSFQAIMGTGTFDLSKAGGYYGVLFLYLLVMATIHAAMLGANMIAKEERDKTTEFLFVKPASRNKILTSKLLAAFVNILIFNLVTFVSSILIVQKYSKGEEVSDDISILMVGMFILQLLFMVIGSAIAAVKKNPKTAASLSTGILLITFILSIAIDLNENIEYLKYLTPFKYYDAKNLMYGGGFDAVFVILSVVMIVGLSIITYVCFKKRDLNV; encoded by the coding sequence ATGAATATATTTTTGAGAGAAATGAAAGCCAATCGAAAATCTCTAATCATTTGGTGTATTGGTGTCATCTTCATGGTTGCTTCCGGAATGAATAAATATGACAGTCTGTATTCTTCCGGTCAATCCATGAATGACCTTATGGCTGATATGCCGAAATCGTTCCAGGCGATTATGGGGACGGGAACTTTTGATTTATCAAAGGCCGGCGGTTATTATGGAGTTCTCTTTTTATACTTATTGGTTATGGCAACGATCCATGCTGCCATGCTCGGAGCAAATATGATTGCGAAAGAAGAACGAGATAAAACAACCGAATTCCTATTTGTAAAACCGGCTTCCAGAAATAAAATTCTCACATCGAAATTGTTGGCAGCTTTTGTAAATATATTGATTTTCAATCTGGTTACTTTTGTTTCTTCTATCCTAATCGTACAAAAGTACAGCAAAGGCGAAGAGGTAAGTGATGATATTTCCATTTTAATGGTTGGGATGTTTATTTTACAGCTTCTGTTTATGGTGATTGGTTCAGCGATCGCAGCCGTCAAAAAAAATCCAAAAACCGCTGCCTCATTGTCGACCGGAATCCTTTTGATCACGTTTATTTTATCCATTGCTATTGACTTGAATGAGAACATTGAATACTTGAAATATTTAACACCATTTAAATATTATGATGCGAAAAATTTGATGTACGGCGGAGGTTTTGATGCGGTCTTTGTCATATTATCAGTGGTCATGATTGTCGGGCTTTCGATAATAACGTATGTATGTTTTAAGAAAAGAGATTTGAATGTGTAG
- a CDS encoding ABC transporter permease subunit has protein sequence MYFTFITIPIYSLFPSFAKDAEEFKKLLEGYPEAVRKAIGLNVDSIASILGFYSYAFLYITLCGAIQAMNLGVSIFSKEVREKTADFLLTKPVSRTQILSSKLLAALTSLVMTNVVYLAAANMMASQVKTEDYSSKIFFLISITLFFVQLIFLALGMIMSVIVRKIKSILTVSLSTVFALFIIGMLSSTAEDEALRYLSPFKYFDTDYIIKNSGYETSFLIVGIGIIVASIVASYFIYAKKDIHAV, from the coding sequence ATTTATTTCACCTTCATCACAATTCCCATCTATTCCTTGTTTCCTTCTTTCGCAAAGGATGCGGAGGAATTCAAAAAACTGCTGGAAGGGTATCCGGAGGCGGTAAGGAAAGCAATTGGGTTGAATGTGGACAGCATTGCTTCCATTCTAGGATTCTATTCGTATGCGTTTTTATATATCACACTTTGCGGAGCCATTCAGGCAATGAATTTAGGTGTTTCCATTTTCTCTAAGGAAGTCCGCGAAAAAACAGCAGACTTTCTTTTAACGAAGCCTGTATCCCGTACACAAATATTGTCATCCAAGCTATTGGCAGCATTGACTTCATTAGTTATGACGAATGTCGTTTATTTAGCGGCTGCAAACATGATGGCTTCTCAAGTGAAAACAGAAGATTATAGCAGCAAAATATTCTTTCTGATTTCGATTACATTGTTTTTCGTTCAGCTTATTTTTCTTGCATTGGGAATGATCATGTCAGTGATTGTTCGTAAAATTAAATCCATCTTAACCGTGTCTCTTAGTACTGTCTTTGCTTTATTCATTATTGGTATGCTTAGTTCTACCGCTGAAGATGAAGCGTTGCGATATCTTTCTCCCTTTAAGTATTTTGACACTGACTATATCATCAAAAATTCGGGCTATGAGACTTCATTTTTAATTGTCGGAATAGGGATTATTGTTGCTTCGATTGTTGCGAGCTATTTCATTTATGCCAAAAAGGATATCCATGCCGTTTAA
- a CDS encoding AlwI family type II restriction endonuclease — protein MPGTWSISTTLRNPERIVAFLKVLARFEGQIFDENVQGKYFKELIKTKVYKPTGLSDYYNNKFEEPEEFTDKELEEILSQVNYENKSFNNDQNKAYAFRGRTAVSNMTKMGLAIAKESMGAVKITELGRKLIDGEIDLVNVFFRYFLKWQLPNPTERGYKDFNIIPFIAAMHVISKVNRKWEELGNKPVGVSKEEFSLFLTTLIDYRDIEDRVEKIIEFRKEKKALNKNEAQRYVDRRFIETAIEVFKLNPADKKKIETKVNNLYDYGDSAIRYFRQTKLFFYRGNGRYVDLAPTRKVEIDRLLENYDGSAIEFEDADEYLNYMSDINKPALPWENLDDLKSVYENLLEKANSLQIEINNQYSGQALHQFSLVKKNLESINDYNVEISYLREVIKTLNNDLSILRERSLENIDIYIKKLSELANRRKSVSGQDPLNLEYYVTLSLMALDDAKEISPNYSVGDDNLPLFTAPGNNPDIECFYSSFNMICEVTLLRGRDQWFNEGQPVMRHLRDFEEREENRSADNYCLFIAPNIHRDTLNTFWMSVKLGYEGKIQKIVPLTIEQYVKVLKKVKELNEKGRRINHLDFKKLLSDIFTHSEVAGNDSTAWLENVDTIIEEWGSSLLARDK, from the coding sequence ATGCCAGGCACATGGAGTATAAGTACAACATTAAGAAATCCTGAGCGCATTGTTGCATTCTTAAAAGTTCTTGCAAGATTTGAAGGGCAGATTTTTGATGAGAATGTTCAAGGAAAGTACTTTAAAGAATTAATAAAAACTAAGGTATATAAACCTACTGGTTTATCAGATTATTACAATAATAAATTTGAAGAACCTGAGGAATTTACAGATAAAGAACTGGAAGAAATCCTTAGTCAGGTAAATTACGAAAATAAGAGTTTTAATAATGACCAAAATAAAGCATATGCATTTAGAGGAAGAACAGCTGTAAGTAATATGACTAAAATGGGTCTCGCAATTGCAAAAGAGTCTATGGGTGCTGTGAAAATAACTGAGCTGGGAAGAAAATTAATAGACGGTGAAATTGACTTAGTTAATGTATTCTTTAGATATTTCTTAAAATGGCAATTGCCTAATCCAACCGAACGAGGTTATAAAGACTTTAATATTATCCCTTTTATAGCCGCAATGCATGTGATCAGCAAAGTGAATAGAAAGTGGGAAGAACTGGGGAATAAGCCTGTAGGTGTATCTAAAGAAGAATTTTCTTTATTTTTGACAACTTTGATTGATTACAGAGATATTGAAGATCGAGTAGAAAAAATTATTGAATTTCGGAAAGAAAAAAAAGCGTTGAACAAAAATGAAGCACAACGTTATGTTGATCGAAGATTTATTGAAACGGCAATTGAAGTATTTAAATTAAACCCTGCAGATAAAAAGAAAATTGAAACAAAAGTAAACAATCTATATGATTATGGCGACTCTGCAATAAGATATTTTAGACAAACCAAGTTATTTTTTTATAGAGGAAACGGAAGATATGTGGATTTAGCCCCTACAAGAAAAGTTGAAATAGATAGGCTGCTTGAAAATTACGACGGAAGTGCTATTGAGTTCGAAGATGCAGATGAGTATCTAAATTATATGTCTGATATAAATAAACCGGCGCTTCCTTGGGAAAATTTAGATGATTTGAAGTCTGTTTATGAAAACCTTTTGGAGAAAGCAAACTCCCTGCAAATTGAAATCAATAATCAATACAGTGGCCAGGCGTTGCACCAGTTCTCTTTAGTTAAGAAAAATCTTGAATCAATAAATGATTATAATGTGGAAATCTCTTATCTTAGAGAAGTAATAAAGACGCTTAACAATGATTTGTCTATTTTAAGAGAAAGAAGTTTAGAAAACATCGATATCTATATTAAGAAGTTATCAGAATTGGCAAATCGCAGAAAGAGTGTTAGTGGCCAGGATCCATTGAATTTAGAGTATTATGTAACATTATCATTAATGGCTTTAGATGATGCCAAAGAAATTTCACCTAATTATTCAGTGGGTGATGATAACTTACCATTATTTACTGCCCCAGGGAATAACCCGGATATCGAATGTTTCTATTCATCTTTTAATATGATTTGTGAAGTAACACTATTAAGAGGGCGGGATCAGTGGTTTAATGAAGGCCAGCCCGTTATGCGGCATTTAAGAGACTTTGAGGAAAGGGAAGAAAATCGATCTGCTGACAACTACTGTTTATTTATTGCTCCAAACATTCATCGTGATACGCTAAATACTTTTTGGATGAGTGTAAAATTGGGTTATGAAGGTAAAATTCAAAAGATTGTTCCATTAACAATTGAACAGTATGTTAAAGTACTTAAAAAAGTAAAGGAACTAAATGAAAAAGGAAGAAGAATAAACCATTTAGATTTCAAAAAACTGTTGTCAGACATATTTACCCATAGTGAGGTTGCCGGAAATGATTCAACCGCCTGGTTAGAGAATGTTGATACAATAATTGAAGAATGGGGTTCTTCGTTGTTGGCAAGAGATAAATGA
- a CDS encoding DNA adenine methylase, protein MQTDTKYIKSCLNYTGGKHKLLKQIVPLFPQNINNFVDLFCGGANVAINVNAKGSIYCIDKQREVIRLFNTLKKTSSNEVFNTIESIIENYDLTNTHKYGYAKYGCDSSSGLSSYNKERYKKLRDDYNNRAQDSTYYDLVFYVLTVFGFNNQIRFNKKGHFNIPVGKRDFNEKVQLNLTHFMEAIKVKNIKFFCVDFREMELNLTKGDFLYADPPYLISTATYNEQNGWTEKEENDLLEFLDQLNANGVHFALSNVLEHKGSENTILKKWAKKYNVNVLDYNYNNSNYQIKQKGSKTTEVLITNY, encoded by the coding sequence TTGCAAACTGATACGAAATATATAAAATCATGTTTGAATTATACGGGTGGGAAACATAAACTGCTTAAACAAATTGTTCCTTTGTTTCCCCAAAATATAAATAACTTTGTAGATTTGTTTTGTGGCGGGGCAAATGTTGCGATAAATGTGAATGCAAAAGGGTCTATCTATTGTATTGACAAACAGAGAGAAGTAATCAGGCTTTTTAATACACTTAAAAAAACTAGCAGCAATGAAGTTTTTAATACAATTGAGAGTATTATTGAAAATTATGACTTAACAAATACTCATAAATACGGATATGCTAAATATGGCTGCGACTCTAGCAGCGGACTCTCCAGTTATAATAAAGAGAGATATAAAAAGTTAAGAGATGATTATAATAATCGAGCACAAGATAGTACTTATTATGATTTAGTATTCTATGTGTTGACTGTCTTTGGGTTTAATAATCAAATTCGTTTTAATAAAAAAGGGCATTTCAATATTCCTGTAGGAAAAAGGGATTTCAATGAAAAAGTTCAATTGAACTTAACTCATTTTATGGAAGCAATTAAAGTCAAAAATATAAAATTTTTTTGTGTTGATTTTAGGGAAATGGAATTGAATCTAACAAAGGGGGACTTTCTTTATGCAGATCCCCCCTATTTAATTTCAACTGCCACATATAATGAGCAAAATGGTTGGACCGAAAAAGAGGAAAATGATTTATTGGAATTTCTTGATCAATTAAATGCTAATGGAGTTCATTTTGCTTTATCAAATGTTTTGGAACATAAAGGATCAGAAAACACAATATTAAAAAAGTGGGCAAAAAAATATAATGTGAATGTATTGGATTATAATTACAATAACTCAAACTACCAAATTAAACAAAAAGGTTCTAAAACCACTGAAGTTCTAATTACAAATTACTAA
- a CDS encoding DNA adenine methylase, translating into MRPQIRTKQLLKQFNLSRQTLYNWVKEGNISEPEKDWRGWRMWTEQHVKEIKNTIRKKEEQLSLPIENDTKLNIKNRRYLGSKYKLLEFIWKVVNENCKDVHTVADIFGGTGVVADRFNIEGKKIIVNDILYSNYLSYWTWFSDEAIGYTKIEDLITQFNNAEPKEDNYVSEHFGGTYFTQYNARKIGYIREEIERLSEHITFREKAILITSLLYAMDKVANTVGHYDAYRRKLDSLKEIKLLVPDLKDHYNEGNKIFKKDANALVREIKADLFYIDPPYNSRQYGDAYHLLENIAEWNKPEVTGVAKKMVNRTHIKSDYCTMKAPEAFADLISNINGKYILVSYNNMADKGVGRSNAKISAEEIVEILQSRGNVKIFETDFQVFTTGKTNIEDHKEILYLCEIDR; encoded by the coding sequence ATGCGCCCACAGATACGTACGAAACAATTACTAAAACAATTTAATTTATCAAGACAAACCCTTTACAATTGGGTAAAAGAAGGAAATATTTCTGAACCGGAGAAAGATTGGAGAGGCTGGAGAATGTGGACAGAACAACACGTAAAGGAAATAAAAAATACAATCAGGAAAAAAGAAGAACAATTGTCTCTTCCAATTGAAAATGATACAAAACTGAACATTAAAAACCGTAGATACTTAGGAAGCAAATATAAATTATTAGAATTTATTTGGAAGGTTGTTAATGAAAATTGTAAAGATGTTCACACTGTAGCAGACATTTTTGGCGGGACAGGTGTGGTTGCTGATCGGTTTAATATTGAAGGTAAAAAAATTATCGTTAACGATATATTATATTCAAATTACTTATCGTATTGGACTTGGTTCAGTGATGAAGCAATTGGCTACACAAAAATAGAGGATTTGATAACGCAGTTTAATAACGCTGAACCAAAAGAAGACAATTATGTGTCTGAACATTTTGGCGGAACTTATTTTACACAATATAATGCGAGAAAAATAGGGTATATAAGAGAAGAAATCGAAAGATTATCGGAGCACATTACCTTTCGTGAAAAGGCAATCCTCATTACATCGCTGCTCTATGCTATGGATAAGGTGGCCAATACTGTAGGCCACTACGATGCCTATAGAAGAAAACTAGATTCTTTGAAAGAAATCAAACTTTTAGTACCGGATCTTAAAGACCATTACAATGAAGGAAACAAAATATTTAAAAAAGACGCAAATGCATTAGTGAGAGAAATTAAGGCAGATTTATTCTATATAGACCCCCCTTATAATTCGCGTCAATACGGTGATGCTTATCATCTTTTAGAAAATATCGCAGAGTGGAATAAGCCGGAAGTTACCGGAGTTGCCAAGAAAATGGTAAATCGCACTCATATTAAAAGTGATTATTGTACAATGAAGGCTCCTGAGGCATTTGCCGACTTAATCTCAAATATTAATGGTAAATACATCTTGGTTTCTTATAATAATATGGCTGATAAAGGTGTAGGGCGTTCCAATGCTAAAATTTCTGCAGAAGAAATTGTTGAGATTCTACAATCTAGAGGAAATGTAAAAATTTTTGAAACAGACTTTCAAGTATTTACAACTGGAAAAACCAATATTGAGGACCATAAGGAAATCTTATATCTATGTGAAATAGACAGGTGA
- a CDS encoding OsmC family protein, whose product MTTKKLIKVNTSGKWEGGLKTSISIRDFSPIIVDEPRSLGGTDEGPNPVEYVLGALSSCTSVMIAFIAKEKNFSYQGVEFKNDGTLDLQGLMGVEGVSPHFQNVNFEVIFRTDESDSRIEELKEEVERRCPVYNLIKDAGVKIESKWYKL is encoded by the coding sequence ATGACAACTAAGAAATTGATCAAGGTAAATACAAGTGGAAAGTGGGAAGGCGGCTTAAAGACTTCTATTTCGATTAGAGATTTTTCTCCAATAATAGTTGATGAACCGAGAAGTTTAGGCGGAACAGATGAAGGACCAAATCCTGTTGAATATGTATTAGGTGCATTGTCCAGCTGTACTTCTGTTATGATTGCGTTTATAGCTAAAGAAAAGAATTTTTCTTATCAAGGCGTAGAGTTTAAAAATGATGGAACATTAGATTTACAAGGATTAATGGGTGTGGAAGGAGTTTCTCCCCATTTTCAAAATGTGAATTTTGAGGTAATCTTTAGAACGGACGAATCTGATTCTCGGATAGAGGAACTAAAAGAAGAAGTAGAAAGAAGATGTCCTGTTTATAATTTAATAAAAGACGCAGGCGTCAAGATCGAATCGAAATGGTATAAATTATAA
- a CDS encoding BpuSI family type II restriction endonuclease, protein MSIITTLPIYDDDEVKVFHPICESALNQALTNLGIDKDYEVKHHETIGSLEADFALIRKSTGKYILFVEVKRKPFAVSSTRYRIQAQSYVQEARTQVEKPYYAITNLEVIDVFRYDNHRPSVTQQIIEPSPIRVGTFSDQPMDFFHKLVKAFEEIITIVINDTGSYKELTGSFIPLLENNKSNQERWHQSLIVAGYEYIRGVMKANNRKVSWRSALNYKNKPNKLIDNIKSINFSPLIDPPLPISNNSDIWNATMLEDLEELGQKTMSGDEMAELVHSIAVAGREHEGLVPTDLELANILAILSRDVLDRELNEDEIICDPAAGSGNLLSSSKAGFENLNPKQLWGNDKEPLFTELLSIRLGLMFPTVVSPENSPLVTRKDVCELEKSDFNNVKVILMNPPYVSGVKDPLTKRKVAARIYDINGKNSETNVGQVGIEAPFLELVSSLAADNTVISVVFPKQYLTTKGKEAKALRNFLLKEFGLNMIFMYPREGIFQDVIKDTVVLIGKKNNTSNKVKVIKSEIPLSNINLTKFKQGLNNLKTDRSINTLTYGVEVREMDINDLQDNVEEGWRNLTSIGESINNWIVNTIASTSKRLSQIHDLKRGRIGNAGASDLLFINSNNKFWALVEDIVPEEWLYPALRVVKDVDHIFVNSSTTDVRFLAPCDEAFISGTKEYKILEKILDEYIKVQAAALAQTKQRKKMKTKEELRKIINRERKKVTNEHTILIPRNVRRFARVFITTEKAFISTNVIEVTGGSLEEKWITFSWLLSMFSQLQFEGMAKDQEGTRKLEEGSIGELLIPKIEGIDKETIVQLINEAQNKGEFLDLCNPSISELDKIWANSLTNSEPEEILSETLALLEERVGERYPEYSSSDVD, encoded by the coding sequence ATGAGCATAATTACAACATTGCCTATTTATGATGATGATGAAGTGAAGGTCTTTCATCCCATATGTGAGAGTGCATTAAATCAGGCATTAACAAATCTAGGAATAGATAAAGATTATGAAGTAAAGCACCATGAAACAATTGGAAGTCTTGAAGCAGATTTTGCATTGATAAGGAAGTCAACCGGCAAATATATTTTATTTGTTGAAGTCAAAAGGAAACCGTTCGCTGTCAGTAGTACAAGATATAGAATTCAAGCACAATCTTATGTGCAGGAAGCCAGAACGCAAGTTGAAAAGCCGTACTATGCAATCACAAATCTCGAGGTAATTGATGTATTTAGGTACGATAATCATAGACCTTCTGTAACTCAACAAATAATAGAGCCAAGTCCCATTCGTGTTGGAACCTTTTCCGATCAGCCGATGGATTTCTTTCATAAATTGGTTAAGGCTTTTGAGGAAATCATAACAATTGTAATAAACGACACAGGTTCTTATAAAGAACTCACCGGAAGTTTCATTCCTTTATTAGAAAATAATAAATCAAACCAAGAGCGATGGCATCAAAGTTTAATTGTTGCTGGATATGAATATATTAGGGGTGTCATGAAAGCCAATAATAGAAAAGTGTCATGGAGATCTGCATTAAATTATAAAAATAAGCCTAATAAACTAATTGATAATATCAAGTCGATTAATTTTAGTCCATTAATTGATCCGCCGTTACCTATTAGTAACAATAGTGATATATGGAATGCCACTATGTTAGAGGATTTGGAAGAGTTAGGGCAAAAAACAATGAGCGGCGATGAAATGGCAGAGTTGGTTCACTCCATTGCTGTTGCAGGAAGAGAACATGAAGGTTTAGTACCAACTGATTTGGAATTGGCTAATATTCTTGCTATTTTATCAAGAGATGTCCTTGATAGAGAATTAAATGAAGACGAAATAATCTGTGATCCGGCTGCAGGAAGTGGAAACTTGCTATCTTCAAGCAAGGCAGGATTCGAGAATTTAAACCCTAAACAATTGTGGGGGAATGACAAGGAGCCGCTTTTCACAGAACTTCTTTCTATTAGATTGGGGTTAATGTTTCCAACAGTTGTTTCACCTGAAAATTCCCCTTTAGTAACTCGAAAAGATGTTTGTGAACTTGAAAAAAGTGATTTTAATAACGTAAAAGTTATTCTTATGAATCCACCTTATGTTTCAGGAGTAAAGGATCCCTTAACAAAAAGGAAAGTTGCAGCCCGAATCTATGATATTAATGGAAAAAACTCCGAAACAAATGTTGGACAAGTTGGAATTGAAGCTCCGTTCCTTGAACTGGTTTCAAGCCTAGCTGCTGATAATACTGTAATAAGTGTAGTTTTTCCGAAACAGTATCTAACAACAAAAGGTAAAGAAGCAAAGGCTTTAAGAAACTTTCTATTAAAAGAATTTGGTTTAAATATGATTTTTATGTATCCGCGTGAAGGCATTTTTCAAGATGTAATTAAAGATACAGTAGTGCTAATAGGAAAAAAGAATAATACGTCTAATAAAGTAAAAGTAATTAAAAGTGAAATTCCTCTTTCGAACATAAATCTTACAAAGTTTAAGCAAGGTTTAAATAATTTAAAAACAGATCGTTCCATAAATACCCTTACTTATGGTGTAGAGGTAAGAGAAATGGATATAAATGATTTGCAGGACAATGTGGAAGAAGGGTGGAGAAACCTTACTTCAATTGGTGAAAGTATTAATAATTGGATTGTTAACACGATTGCTTCAACAAGTAAGAGATTATCTCAAATTCATGACTTAAAAAGAGGAAGAATTGGAAATGCAGGGGCTTCCGATTTATTATTTATAAATTCTAATAACAAATTTTGGGCTTTAGTAGAGGATATTGTACCTGAAGAATGGCTCTACCCTGCATTAAGGGTGGTAAAAGATGTTGATCATATTTTTGTTAACTCTTCGACCACAGATGTCCGTTTCCTTGCTCCATGTGATGAGGCATTCATATCCGGAACAAAAGAATACAAAATTTTAGAAAAAATATTGGATGAATATATTAAAGTACAGGCAGCTGCCTTAGCACAAACGAAACAAAGAAAGAAAATGAAAACGAAAGAAGAATTGCGTAAAATAATTAACAGGGAACGAAAAAAAGTAACGAATGAACATACAATATTAATTCCACGCAATGTAAGAAGATTTGCGAGGGTCTTTATTACAACAGAAAAAGCATTTATATCAACTAATGTTATTGAAGTTACCGGAGGCTCATTAGAAGAGAAGTGGATTACATTTTCATGGCTGCTAAGTATGTTTTCACAACTCCAATTTGAAGGCATGGCAAAAGACCAAGAAGGTACAAGAAAATTAGAGGAAGGCAGCATTGGAGAATTATTAATTCCTAAGATTGAAGGGATTGATAAAGAGACAATCGTTCAACTTATTAATGAGGCTCAAAATAAAGGGGAATTTTTAGATTTATGTAATCCATCTATTTCTGAGTTAGATAAAATATGGGCCAATAGTCTAACCAATTCAGAGCCAGAGGAAATATTGTCTGAAACATTGGCCTTATTAGAAGAGAGAGTAGGGGAAAGATACCCTGAATATTCATCTTCTGATGTTGATTAA